The following coding sequences are from one Chloroflexota bacterium window:
- a CDS encoding DUF1998 domain-containing protein, giving the protein PGSPGSVASAWQQAGRGGRRGEASLAVLVARDDPLDQYLMRHPEFFHGRPMEHALIAPENPYVLAPHLLCAAHEHPLTLGDRAYFGEDLPARLEELVESGHLRASRGRWHLDPTVDYPAQDVHLRSTSDRSFTVVDGTTGALLEAGVEASAAYASLHPGAVYLHQGEPFLVTELNVAGETAVVTTAREPYYTQSRDITDIRVLDTYRRRTVSVDVRVCLGEVEVTRQVVAYRKLAHYTEANLGDEVLDLPAHRFRTMALWFEAPPVTVEDILDGKRDLAGGLHAAEHAAIGVLPLFALCDRADIGGVSTPIHPDTGQPTVFIYDGYPGGIGIAERGFEAIEALWRTTLQAVEECPCSEGCPACVQSPKCGNNNNPLDKAVAAELLRGLLNLRR; this is encoded by the coding sequence CCCCGGCTCCCCGGGCAGCGTCGCCAGCGCCTGGCAGCAGGCGGGCCGCGGCGGCCGTCGCGGCGAGGCCTCCCTCGCCGTCCTCGTCGCCCGCGACGACCCCCTCGACCAGTACCTCATGCGCCACCCGGAGTTCTTCCACGGCCGCCCCATGGAGCACGCCCTCATCGCGCCTGAGAACCCCTACGTGCTGGCCCCGCACCTGCTCTGCGCCGCCCACGAGCACCCCCTCACCCTCGGCGACCGCGCCTACTTTGGCGAGGACCTCCCCGCGCGCCTCGAGGAGCTCGTCGAGTCGGGCCACCTGCGCGCCTCTCGCGGCCGCTGGCACCTCGACCCCACCGTCGACTACCCGGCGCAGGACGTCCACCTCCGCTCGACCTCGGACCGCAGTTTCACCGTCGTCGACGGCACGACGGGCGCGCTGCTGGAGGCCGGCGTCGAGGCCTCGGCCGCCTACGCGTCGCTGCACCCCGGCGCCGTCTACCTCCACCAAGGCGAGCCCTTCCTCGTCACGGAGCTCAACGTCGCGGGCGAGACCGCCGTCGTCACCACGGCCCGTGAGCCCTACTACACCCAGTCGCGGGACATCACGGACATCCGCGTGCTGGACACCTACCGCCGCCGCACCGTCTCCGTGGACGTCCGCGTCTGCCTCGGCGAGGTGGAGGTGACGCGGCAGGTGGTCGCCTACCGCAAGCTGGCCCACTACACCGAGGCCAACCTCGGCGACGAGGTCCTCGACCTGCCCGCGCACCGCTTCCGCACGATGGCCCTCTGGTTCGAGGCCCCGCCCGTCACCGTCGAGGACATCCTCGACGGCAAGCGCGACCTCGCGGGCGGGCTCCACGCCGCCGAGCACGCGGCCATCGGCGTCCTCCCCCTCTTCGCCCTCTGCGACCGCGCCGACATCGGCGGTGTCTCGACGCCAATACACCCCGACACCGGCCAGCCCACGGTCTTCATCTACGACGGCTACCCCGGCGGCATCGGCATCGCCGAGCGCGGCTTCGAGGCCATCGAGGCCCTCTGGCGCACGACGCTGCAGGCCGTCGAGGAGTGCCCTTGCAGTGAGGGCTGCCCCGCCTGCGTCCAGTCGCCCAAGTGCGGCAACAACAACAACCCGCTGGACAAGGCCGTCGCGGCGGAGCTGCTGCGCGGCCTGCTCAACCTGCGGCGGTGA
- a CDS encoding TatD family hydrolase: MYVDSHTHLDDFPPEELDGVLDRARAAGVGAIVLAGTTLASSEACVALARRTPMLLAGVGIPPMDVTAPVDAACAEQLRQAALSTPKVVAVSETGLDFDRGAPDLSLQYQAFRAQIRLALELGLPVIFHSREIPGQPHLHMEALKVLRQEQGWRVGGAMHYFQGDERTARECVELGIYVSMAKPLLRRPDLQAIAAGLPLENMVLETDTYPQPFKGSRNKWTEPRDVPLVARKLAELKDVPVEEVERVTTANFLSMCERAGAPGRVEAVRGLVGS; the protein is encoded by the coding sequence ATGTACGTTGACTCCCACACCCACCTTGACGACTTCCCTCCGGAGGAGCTGGACGGCGTGCTGGATCGCGCCCGCGCCGCCGGCGTCGGCGCCATCGTGCTGGCGGGCACGACGCTGGCGTCGTCGGAGGCGTGCGTCGCGCTGGCGCGGCGGACGCCGATGCTGCTCGCCGGGGTGGGCATCCCCCCGATGGACGTGACCGCCCCCGTCGACGCCGCCTGCGCCGAGCAGCTCCGGCAGGCCGCGCTGTCCACGCCCAAGGTCGTCGCCGTCAGCGAGACGGGGCTGGACTTCGACCGGGGCGCGCCGGACCTCTCGCTGCAATACCAGGCATTCCGGGCGCAAATACGCCTCGCCTTGGAGCTTGGGCTGCCGGTCATCTTCCACTCGCGGGAGATCCCCGGCCAGCCGCACCTGCACATGGAAGCCCTGAAGGTGCTGCGGCAGGAGCAGGGCTGGCGCGTCGGCGGGGCCATGCACTACTTCCAGGGCGACGAGCGCACCGCCCGCGAATGCGTGGAGCTGGGCATCTACGTCTCCATGGCCAAGCCGCTGCTGCGACGGCCGGACCTGCAGGCCATCGCGGCGGGGCTGCCCCTCGAGAACATGGTGCTGGAGACGGACACGTACCCGCAACCCTTCAAAGGCAGTCGCAACAAGTGGACGGAGCCGCGCGACGTGCCCCTGGTCGCCCGGAAGCTGGCGGAACTGAAGGACGTGCCGGTGGAGGAGGTTGAGCGGGTCACGACGGCCAACTTCCTCTCGATGTGTGAACGGGCGGGGGCTCCGGGGCGTGTGGAGGCGGTGCGGGGGTTGGTGGGGAGTTAG
- a CDS encoding SUF system NifU family Fe-S cluster assembly protein — MADKEQDGSPEAPTAVGWGAISAANQALIMDHYRNPRNRSPVDAPDVDATEVNLFCGDECTFRARLTGGVLSPVGTEGAGCSICQASLSLMSEAVQGMTPAQALHLSALFTRMMRGEAMDDGEKSLLGELTGLVAVRSYPVRVKCALLAWWALDQSLSAYAP, encoded by the coding sequence ATGGCCGATAAGGAACAGGACGGCTCCCCTGAGGCCCCCACCGCGGTGGGATGGGGCGCCATCAGCGCTGCCAACCAGGCGCTCATCATGGACCACTACCGCAACCCGCGGAACCGCTCCCCCGTCGACGCGCCCGACGTGGATGCCACCGAGGTCAACCTCTTCTGCGGCGACGAGTGCACCTTCCGCGCCCGGCTCACCGGCGGCGTCCTCTCGCCCGTCGGCACGGAGGGCGCGGGGTGCTCCATCTGCCAGGCGTCGCTCTCGTTGATGTCGGAGGCGGTGCAGGGAATGACGCCGGCGCAGGCGCTCCACCTCTCGGCGCTCTTCACCCGCATGATGCGCGGCGAGGCCATGGACGACGGAGAGAAGTCGCTGCTGGGCGAACTGACGGGGCTCGTCGCGGTGCGCAGCTACCCCGTGCGCGTCAAGTGCGCGCTGCTGGCCTGGTGGGCGCTCGACCAGAGCCTGAGCGCCTACGCCCCATAG
- a CDS encoding molybdopterin molybdotransferase MoeA: MTERHEHHDHHRHHEHHHAHHHHSSVQEDMLSVEEALEKILSYVSPMGPVDVDLSEALGLTLAEEITSPLDLPPLDNSAMDGFAVRHADVAGAGRHDPRELPVIGYVQAGALPDRDLQPGTAIRIMTGAPIPPGADAVVPFEDTDEVERKASGNALDRIRILQEAPLGANVRPAGEDLRTGERLMGRGDVLRPGEIGVLASVGRQRVTTLRRPIIAILSTGDELLAPGEAPGGGKIYDSNSFSIAAAVRRYGGEPWMLGIARDTLEDTARKLGEGIAADMLITTAGVSKGDYDFIKDVLTANGEIAFWSVRMRPARPLAFGVLHAPQGRRVPHIGLPGNPVSALVAFEQFCRPAILKMLGRTTFAKPQVRATLRDPIINTDGRRVYARAIVTWEDGQWWASLTGPQGSNLLTSMARANGLAICPEDLDEMPAGSEADVQMLDWPEEAAV, translated from the coding sequence ATGACAGAGCGCCACGAACATCACGACCACCACCGGCATCACGAGCATCACCACGCCCATCACCACCACAGCAGCGTTCAGGAGGACATGCTGAGCGTGGAGGAGGCGCTGGAGAAGATCCTCTCCTACGTCTCGCCGATGGGCCCGGTGGACGTCGACCTGTCCGAGGCGCTGGGGCTCACCCTCGCCGAGGAGATCACCTCGCCGCTGGACCTGCCGCCGCTCGACAACTCGGCCATGGACGGCTTCGCGGTGCGGCATGCCGACGTGGCCGGCGCGGGCCGGCACGACCCACGCGAGCTGCCGGTCATCGGCTACGTGCAGGCCGGTGCGCTGCCCGACCGCGACCTGCAACCCGGCACGGCCATCCGCATCATGACCGGCGCGCCCATTCCGCCCGGCGCCGACGCCGTCGTGCCCTTCGAGGACACGGACGAGGTCGAGCGCAAGGCGTCCGGCAACGCCCTCGACCGCATCCGCATCCTGCAGGAAGCGCCTCTGGGCGCCAACGTCCGGCCCGCCGGCGAGGACCTGCGCACCGGCGAGCGGCTCATGGGCCGCGGCGACGTCCTCCGCCCCGGCGAGATCGGCGTGCTGGCGTCCGTGGGGCGGCAGCGGGTCACCACGCTGCGGCGGCCCATCATCGCCATTCTCTCCACCGGCGACGAGCTGCTGGCGCCCGGGGAAGCGCCCGGCGGCGGCAAGATCTATGACTCCAACAGCTTCAGCATTGCCGCGGCGGTGCGGCGCTACGGCGGCGAGCCGTGGATGCTCGGCATCGCCCGCGACACGCTGGAGGACACGGCGCGCAAGCTCGGCGAGGGCATCGCGGCGGACATGCTCATCACGACCGCGGGCGTATCCAAGGGCGACTACGACTTCATCAAGGACGTGCTGACGGCGAACGGCGAGATCGCCTTCTGGTCGGTGCGAATGCGCCCCGCGCGGCCCCTGGCCTTCGGCGTGCTCCATGCCCCTCAGGGACGCCGGGTGCCGCACATCGGCCTGCCGGGCAACCCGGTCAGCGCCCTCGTGGCCTTCGAGCAGTTCTGCAGGCCGGCCATCCTCAAGATGCTGGGCCGCACAACCTTTGCCAAGCCGCAGGTGCGGGCGACGCTGCGCGACCCCATCATCAACACAGACGGGCGGCGCGTGTACGCCCGGGCCATCGTCACATGGGAGGACGGGCAATGGTGGGCGTCGCTGACGGGGCCGCAGGGGAGCAACCTGCTCACGTCCATGGCGCGCGCCAACGGCCTCGCCATCTGCCCCGAGGATCTCGACGAGATGCCCGCGGGGTCGGAGGCCGACGTGCAGATGCTGGACTGGCCCGAGGAAGCCGCCGTGTAG
- a CDS encoding non-heme iron oxygenase ferredoxin subunit, which produces MPGQFVKVARVGDVAPGTSIAVELPKASLAVCNVDGQFYAIENLCTHDDGPLGEGALDGFRIQCPRHLAYFDVRNGKALTLPAVMDVECFPVRMQDGDVEVEL; this is translated from the coding sequence ATGCCGGGACAGTTTGTGAAGGTGGCGAGGGTCGGCGACGTCGCGCCGGGCACGTCGATCGCCGTGGAGCTGCCGAAGGCGTCGCTGGCCGTCTGCAACGTGGACGGCCAGTTCTACGCCATCGAGAACCTGTGCACCCACGACGACGGGCCGCTGGGCGAGGGCGCCCTCGACGGGTTCCGCATCCAGTGCCCGCGCCACCTCGCCTACTTCGACGTGCGCAACGGCAAGGCGCTCACGCTGCCCGCCGTGATGGACGTCGAGTGCTTTCCCGTCCGGATGCAGGACGGCGACGTGGAAGTCGAGCTGTAG
- a CDS encoding alpha/beta hydrolase: MAGHENTGRGTLEVRRVAAGVGIALALLLALGIWAGASGMLDQHFLYFPTSELIGSPAVYGLDYEDVYFETSDGRRLHGWFVPGESDVTLLWHHGNGGNIGYRLPDIDLFHRELGVNILIYDYRGYGRSAGTPSEEGLYRDAEAALRYLQSRDDVDPTKIVYFGRSLGVAIATELATRHRPYGLILESGFPSIEYMSEIVRPWLPAWVVHRIIAARYDTASKIGALDVPILIVHGDADDTVPLRAGQALFDAASEPKSFYTVEGANHDDISEVGGRQHIERLREYIAGLG, from the coding sequence GTGGCTGGACACGAGAACACGGGCCGTGGGACGCTGGAAGTACGCCGCGTCGCCGCGGGCGTAGGCATTGCCCTCGCCCTGCTGCTGGCGCTGGGCATCTGGGCAGGAGCGTCCGGCATGTTGGACCAGCACTTTCTCTATTTCCCAACCAGCGAGCTTATCGGCTCGCCGGCGGTCTACGGCCTCGACTACGAGGACGTCTACTTCGAGACGTCCGACGGCCGTCGCCTGCACGGCTGGTTCGTGCCCGGCGAGAGTGACGTCACCCTCCTCTGGCACCACGGCAACGGCGGAAACATCGGCTACCGCCTGCCGGACATTGACCTCTTCCACCGCGAGCTCGGCGTCAACATCCTCATCTACGACTACCGCGGCTACGGCCGCAGCGCGGGCACACCCTCGGAGGAGGGCCTCTACCGCGACGCCGAGGCCGCCCTGCGCTACCTGCAGTCGCGCGACGACGTCGACCCCACGAAGATCGTCTACTTCGGCCGCTCCCTCGGCGTGGCAATTGCCACCGAGCTCGCCACACGCCACCGCCCCTACGGCCTCATCCTGGAGTCCGGCTTCCCCTCCATCGAGTACATGTCGGAGATCGTGCGCCCGTGGCTCCCGGCGTGGGTCGTCCACCGCATCATCGCCGCCCGCTACGACACCGCAAGCAAGATCGGCGCCCTTGACGTGCCGATCCTCATCGTCCACGGCGACGCCGACGACACGGTGCCCCTCCGCGCGGGCCAAGCCCTCTTCGACGCGGCCAGTGAGCCCAAGTCCTTCTACACGGTGGAAGGCGCCAACCACGACGATATCTCGGAGGTCGGCGGCCGACAGCACATAGAGCGCCTGCGGGAGTACATTGCGGGGTTGGGGTAG
- a CDS encoding ankyrin repeat domain-containing protein has product MSDAGIDLDALIKIISSLQARIQRNQETIGVNETRTRLMLIDPLLQALGWDVSDPSLVIPEYAAAGGAADYALLQIASGDKAQPIALLEAKRLNGSLPGYRAQMLNYANMTGVRYAGLTNGDQWEFYEVFKEAPLDQRRILNVSLRQESAFECAVQLMWLQWPTLETGRLLSQDEAQELLFKAINAKAAPRVIAMLLERGADCTVELKDGSTLLHWTARNRGPELVEVLLEHGGDIEGRDGNGITPLFQAIWNQDSNVARLLLDLGADIEVEGPDSRKLLHMAVALVKNVEVTALLLDRGTNIEEKDQLGRTPLSLAAINKDPAVVELLLARGADIEARDSKGRTPLHLGVESENTAVVAALLDHGADIEARDYAGWTPLTIAVHNDAVDLARILMGYGADIETPMDWYWGTLTPLLWAAWQRRADMVELLLDLGADTQARASADDSMTPLHLATRWGNAEMVALLLDHGADIEARTKEMKISGETPLHLAGGAGAGPRAVAIANILLDRGADIHAQDDERWTPLHTAVFNGSTDVVALLLDRGADIEAGGHWGPTPLHTAVLRWHPWTNEVVSLLLDRGADIEAPDLFSWRPLHRAATLVRTELVELLLERGADVAAQDEMGATPLHRAARHGNMRNVELLLGHGADVDAPIWRGLLAGETALHWAVRGAFNKVHTEDHFDPMVIPRLVEHGADLSAKDCRGWTPLHSAAATGGELAVNLLVNLGAKIQAQDNMGLMPLHIAAQKNANPAVIEALINGGADVMTRAAGATPLHYAAFSSQSLEVLTILMDNGALVNVLAANGKTPLHALAARQETLLGAIETLLARGASVYARDMDGNTPLHTAVTAGAEPPVIEVLLDHGADLRATTREGKTPRDLAEERGSDPRVLLALSTAARQ; this is encoded by the coding sequence ATGTCGGATGCCGGCATAGACCTTGATGCCTTAATCAAGATCATAAGTTCACTTCAAGCGCGTATACAACGCAACCAAGAGACCATCGGCGTGAACGAGACGCGTACGCGCCTGATGCTCATAGATCCTCTGCTCCAGGCGCTTGGGTGGGATGTGTCTGACCCCTCTCTTGTGATTCCTGAATACGCCGCCGCCGGCGGGGCGGCTGACTATGCTCTCTTGCAAATCGCGTCCGGGGACAAGGCGCAACCCATCGCCCTCCTTGAAGCCAAACGGCTGAATGGATCTCTGCCGGGCTATCGCGCACAGATGCTCAACTACGCCAACATGACTGGCGTCAGGTACGCCGGTCTCACCAACGGCGACCAATGGGAGTTCTATGAGGTCTTCAAGGAAGCGCCTTTGGACCAGCGTCGCATCCTGAACGTCTCGCTCCGACAAGAGTCCGCCTTTGAGTGTGCGGTCCAACTGATGTGGCTTCAATGGCCGACTCTGGAGACGGGGCGCCTACTTTCTCAGGATGAAGCTCAAGAGCTTTTGTTCAAAGCGATTAATGCAAAGGCGGCTCCAAGGGTTATCGCCATGTTGCTGGAGCGCGGGGCGGATTGCACGGTGGAGCTGAAAGACGGATCCACGCTCTTGCATTGGACTGCTCGAAACAGAGGGCCTGAGTTAGTGGAGGTGCTGCTAGAGCACGGCGGGGACATTGAGGGACGCGACGGCAATGGCATAACACCCTTGTTCCAGGCAATATGGAACCAGGATTCCAATGTTGCAAGACTGCTACTGGACCTAGGCGCGGACATTGAAGTTGAAGGCCCCGATAGCCGTAAGCTCCTTCACATGGCGGTGGCGTTAGTCAAGAATGTAGAAGTCACTGCCCTGCTACTGGATCGGGGCACAAACATTGAAGAAAAAGATCAACTCGGACGGACTCCCCTGAGCCTAGCAGCCATCAACAAGGATCCAGCGGTGGTGGAGCTTCTGCTGGCTCGGGGCGCAGACATTGAAGCAAGGGATAGTAAGGGCAGAACCCCCCTGCATTTAGGGGTGGAGTCGGAAAACACCGCAGTCGTTGCAGCGTTGCTAGACCATGGTGCGGACATTGAGGCGCGCGATTACGCGGGGTGGACACCCTTGACCATAGCGGTACACAACGACGCAGTTGACTTGGCCAGAATCTTGATGGGATATGGCGCTGATATCGAGACACCGATGGATTGGTATTGGGGGACGCTGACGCCCCTGCTTTGGGCGGCTTGGCAAAGGCGTGCTGATATGGTCGAGCTTCTGCTTGACCTTGGCGCTGACACCCAGGCGCGAGCTTCCGCCGACGATTCAATGACACCATTGCACTTGGCGACACGGTGGGGGAACGCTGAAATGGTCGCGCTCTTGCTGGATCACGGGGCGGACATTGAAGCGCGAACTAAGGAAATGAAGATTTCAGGAGAGACGCCGTTGCATCTGGCCGGGGGAGCTGGGGCAGGGCCAAGAGCGGTTGCTATTGCCAACATTCTCTTGGATCGCGGAGCCGATATACATGCCCAGGATGATGAAAGATGGACACCTTTACATACGGCTGTATTTAACGGGAGCACCGATGTTGTTGCCCTCCTCTTGGATCGAGGGGCCGATATAGAGGCAGGAGGGCATTGGGGGCCGACACCACTGCATACGGCCGTGCTGCGTTGGCACCCATGGACGAATGAAGTAGTGTCTCTTCTGTTGGATCGGGGAGCGGATATTGAGGCACCTGATCTATTTTCTTGGAGGCCGTTGCATCGGGCCGCGACATTAGTGCGCACAGAACTTGTCGAACTTTTGCTGGAGCGTGGCGCTGACGTTGCGGCGCAGGATGAGATGGGGGCAACACCACTACACAGAGCCGCGCGTCATGGAAATATGCGCAATGTTGAACTCTTGCTGGGTCATGGGGCTGATGTTGATGCACCAATATGGCGAGGGCTACTAGCGGGAGAGACCGCGTTGCATTGGGCGGTACGTGGGGCTTTCAATAAAGTACATACTGAAGACCACTTTGACCCTATGGTTATTCCTCGCTTAGTGGAGCATGGCGCAGACCTCTCGGCTAAGGATTGTCGGGGCTGGACGCCGTTGCATTCAGCAGCAGCCACCGGCGGGGAGCTTGCGGTCAATCTTCTGGTTAACTTGGGAGCGAAAATCCAAGCCCAAGACAACATGGGATTGATGCCTTTGCACATTGCGGCGCAGAAAAATGCCAACCCAGCGGTGATCGAAGCACTGATTAACGGAGGAGCTGATGTAATGACAAGAGCTGCTGGTGCAACTCCTCTGCATTATGCCGCATTTTCCAGCCAGTCACTTGAAGTCCTCACAATCCTTATGGACAATGGTGCGCTCGTCAATGTGTTAGCTGCTAATGGGAAAACGCCCCTGCATGCGTTGGCAGCGAGACAAGAAACCTTGCTTGGGGCCATTGAAACACTCTTGGCCCGCGGGGCATCAGTCTATGCACGAGATATGGATGGCAATACTCCGCTTCATACGGCAGTCACCGCGGGCGCTGAACCCCCGGTTATCGAGGTCTTGCTTGATCACGGGGCAGACCTCCGTGCTACAACTCGGGAGGGGAAGACACCGCGTGATCTTGCAGAGGAACGTGGGTCCGACCCAAGGGTGCTCCTAGCCCTGTCAACTGCAGCCAGACAATAG
- a CDS encoding ABC transporter substrate-binding protein → MMRAVLLLALAVLLVSACREISETAPSSTAGPVSTPLSPATPTAPSTPEPGAVLSATPTTATHPPSAATATPVSQRSGRLAIATRVVLDDLDVHRASAPSLAAFGPGIVYSRLLRFASGPDVRTPSLALECDLCESWVWEDSATLRVTLRQGVRWQSAAPVNGRALSPHDVTASLMRQRTAGWPHAGLLANVASVAVRGNDVVFTLRSPDADFPLALADGHTKVLPSELAAMDDLGVGPFIGTGPWVIGEVRPDHRYTFTPNPAYFEPGFPLLESLVIRVLPEDDVRGAAFLTQSLDVDEVTPEYFETYRERNPQAGFVRYEPPGGGSELALNVNDPVLRDPAVRRALFMALDPWSLNSQVWHGLAEVTGGMPSPSPDWRLSEAELRGLLADPVAARELLESAGSPPTTLELLVADFGDRHLTYSRGIHEQLRQIGVRVEVRDLNPQEYADRVWRQGDFQAYLGPLPPMNAPNSYLIGLVRSGSAGNKTGYGTSALDGLVDAQAGELDPAVRRGIAREAALMLLEEGVRFTPAAQAQVWGWWPRVKGLHVNFANREYHFWSRVWVE, encoded by the coding sequence ATGATGCGCGCCGTCCTGCTCCTCGCCCTTGCCGTCCTCCTCGTGTCCGCGTGCCGCGAGATCAGTGAGACTGCGCCGTCGTCGACGGCCGGGCCCGTCTCGACGCCGCTGTCGCCCGCGACGCCCACCGCCCCGTCGACGCCCGAACCCGGCGCGGTCCTCTCCGCCACGCCCACGACTGCCACGCACCCGCCCTCGGCTGCTACCGCGACGCCCGTCAGCCAGCGCAGCGGGCGGCTTGCCATCGCGACACGCGTCGTGCTGGATGACCTGGACGTCCACCGGGCCTCCGCCCCGTCGCTGGCCGCCTTCGGGCCGGGCATCGTGTACAGCCGCCTGCTGCGGTTCGCATCCGGGCCGGACGTGCGGACGCCGAGCCTCGCCCTGGAGTGCGACCTGTGCGAGTCTTGGGTGTGGGAGGACTCGGCGACGCTGCGCGTCACGCTGCGGCAGGGCGTGCGCTGGCAGAGCGCCGCGCCCGTCAACGGCCGGGCCCTCTCGCCGCACGACGTCACAGCGAGCCTGATGCGGCAGCGGACGGCGGGCTGGCCCCACGCCGGGCTGCTGGCCAACGTCGCCTCCGTCGCGGTGCGCGGCAACGACGTGGTCTTCACCCTGCGATCGCCGGACGCCGACTTCCCCCTTGCGCTGGCGGACGGGCACACCAAGGTGCTGCCTTCGGAGCTTGCCGCCATGGACGACCTTGGCGTGGGGCCCTTCATCGGCACCGGGCCATGGGTCATCGGCGAGGTGCGTCCAGACCACCGCTACACCTTCACGCCGAACCCCGCCTACTTCGAGCCGGGCTTTCCCCTGCTCGAGAGCCTCGTCATTCGCGTCCTTCCCGAAGACGACGTTCGCGGCGCCGCCTTCCTGACCCAGTCGCTGGACGTGGACGAGGTGACCCCCGAGTACTTCGAGACCTACCGGGAGCGCAACCCGCAGGCCGGCTTCGTCCGTTACGAGCCCCCCGGCGGCGGCTCCGAGCTTGCCCTGAACGTGAACGACCCCGTACTGCGGGACCCGGCCGTCCGGCGGGCCCTCTTCATGGCGCTGGATCCCTGGTCGCTGAACAGCCAGGTGTGGCACGGGCTCGCGGAGGTCACCGGCGGCATGCCGTCGCCCTCACCCGACTGGCGCCTGTCCGAGGCCGAGTTGCGTGGCCTCCTCGCAGACCCCGTAGCCGCGAGGGAGCTGCTCGAGTCTGCCGGTAGCCCACCGACGACGCTGGAGCTGCTTGTGGCCGACTTCGGCGACCGGCACCTCACCTACAGCCGCGGCATCCACGAGCAGCTCAGGCAGATTGGCGTCCGGGTCGAGGTGCGCGACCTGAACCCGCAGGAGTACGCCGACCGCGTGTGGCGGCAGGGCGACTTCCAGGCCTACCTGGGACCGCTTCCGCCGATGAACGCGCCCAACAGCTACCTGATCGGCCTGGTGCGGAGCGGCTCTGCGGGCAACAAGACGGGTTACGGGACCTCTGCGCTCGACGGGCTGGTTGACGCGCAGGCGGGGGAGCTCGACCCGGCGGTGCGGCGCGGCATCGCCCGGGAGGCGGCGCTGATGCTCCTGGAGGAGGGGGTGCGCTTCACGCCCGCGGCGCAGGCGCAGGTGTGGGGTTGGTGGCCGAGGGTCAAGGGGCTGCACGTGAACTTCGCCAACCGCGAGTACCACTTCTGGTCCCGCGTATGGGTGGAGTGA